A window from Streptomyces sp. NBC_00335 encodes these proteins:
- a CDS encoding TetR/AcrR family transcriptional regulator has product MNDEDARTRLLDAAEALFYAEGVQAVGMDRIRAESGIPLKRLYRLYPAKESLVTAYLERRDQRWMASLRAAVAGQADPVGAVFEWLARWFSEPGFRGCAFLNAYGELGSGPAGVLDVVRRHKAELRALLAGVAGPGREGLAEQLLLLVEGATVVAALEPGPGAAARAREAAYVLVRDSGCAGAGTGAGAGVGPGGGIHAAAE; this is encoded by the coding sequence ATGAACGACGAAGACGCCCGCACCCGCCTGCTGGACGCCGCGGAGGCGCTGTTCTACGCCGAGGGCGTCCAGGCCGTGGGCATGGACCGGATCCGCGCCGAGTCGGGCATCCCGCTCAAGCGGCTCTACCGCCTCTACCCGGCCAAGGAATCCCTGGTCACCGCCTATCTGGAGCGCCGCGACCAGCGCTGGATGGCGAGCTTGCGCGCAGCGGTCGCGGGGCAGGCCGATCCGGTCGGGGCGGTCTTCGAGTGGCTCGCGCGGTGGTTCTCGGAGCCGGGCTTCCGCGGGTGCGCGTTCCTGAACGCGTACGGGGAGCTGGGCTCGGGGCCTGCCGGAGTGCTGGACGTCGTACGCCGCCACAAGGCGGAGCTACGGGCGTTGCTGGCCGGCGTCGCGGGGCCGGGCCGGGAGGGGCTGGCGGAGCAGTTGCTGCTGCTGGTCGAGGGGGCGACGGTGGTCGCGGCCCTGGAACCGGGCCCGGGGGCGGCGGCGCGGGCGCGCGAGGCGGCGTACGTCCTGGTCCGGGACAGCGGATGCGCAGGGGCAGGCACCGGGGCAGGGGCAGGCGTAGGCCCAGGCGGGGGGATTCACGCGGCTGCCGAGTGA
- a CDS encoding J-domain-containing protein: MTERKPPGVSFESFVDRQIRQAEASGEIENLPGFGKPLASLDAPYDELWWIKGKLHREGFAVLPPALALRKEAEDAREAIKAARTERQVRDLLTEINDKIRTALRRPPPGPPLHLREFDVEAELTHWRESRQAR; encoded by the coding sequence GTGACCGAGCGCAAACCGCCTGGTGTCAGCTTCGAATCCTTCGTGGACCGCCAGATCAGACAGGCCGAGGCGAGCGGCGAGATCGAGAACCTGCCCGGCTTCGGCAAGCCGCTGGCCTCGCTCGACGCCCCGTACGACGAGCTGTGGTGGATCAAGGGCAAACTGCACCGCGAGGGCTTCGCGGTCCTCCCGCCGGCGCTCGCACTGCGCAAGGAGGCGGAAGACGCCCGCGAGGCGATCAAGGCCGCCCGCACCGAACGCCAGGTCCGCGACCTCCTCACGGAGATCAACGACAAGATCCGCACGGCCCTGCGCAGGCCCCCGCCCGGCCCCCCGCTGCACCTCAGGGAATTCGACGTAGAAGCCGAACTCACCCACTGGCGCGAGTCCCGGCAAGCCCGCTGA
- a CDS encoding SGNH/GDSL hydrolase family protein — MTRPTLTLALATAATAAVFATALVPQARTSAATPLSYVALGDSYSAASFVRPWNTDGCGRSEQDYPHQAARRLKLKLTDVTCSAAEVRAGLLGPQSELKGPPSVPPPGGWTAKPAQIRAVTAAADLVTVGAGGNSVGFSEIVETCVKRGLASFGTGTPCTDHYARGGGAAGLDARFTALEADFAALLKEIRTRAPRAGVAVVGYPAVVDRSAGCGWGSWHQLGTVAKGDMPWLDSLERRLNTLLREQARRSGAAYVDTYASSTGHGVCASGEQRWMYGIKDSLTGPGEQSDPPSELCRSIPARGEACTVLHPNLRGATHQADRVTEALTALGAARS; from the coding sequence ATGACACGACCCACTCTCACCCTCGCGCTCGCCACCGCCGCCACGGCGGCCGTCTTCGCCACCGCGCTCGTCCCGCAGGCGCGGACATCCGCCGCCACGCCCCTCTCCTACGTCGCCCTCGGGGACTCGTACAGCGCCGCCTCCTTCGTGCGCCCCTGGAACACCGACGGATGCGGCCGCTCCGAGCAGGACTATCCGCACCAGGCGGCGCGGCGGCTGAAGTTGAAGCTCACCGATGTCACCTGTTCCGCCGCGGAGGTCAGAGCGGGGCTGCTGGGTCCGCAGTCCGAGCTGAAGGGGCCACCATCCGTGCCCCCACCGGGCGGATGGACCGCAAAGCCGGCGCAGATCAGGGCCGTCACGGCAGCCGCCGATCTCGTCACGGTCGGCGCCGGCGGCAACTCCGTGGGCTTCTCCGAGATCGTCGAGACCTGCGTGAAGCGGGGCCTGGCCTCTTTCGGTACGGGCACCCCGTGCACCGATCACTACGCGCGGGGCGGGGGCGCCGCGGGGCTCGACGCCCGGTTCACGGCGCTGGAGGCCGATTTCGCGGCCCTGCTGAAGGAGATCCGCACGCGCGCCCCGCGCGCCGGGGTGGCGGTCGTCGGATACCCGGCCGTCGTGGACCGGTCCGCGGGCTGCGGCTGGGGTTCCTGGCACCAGCTCGGAACCGTCGCCAAGGGCGATATGCCCTGGCTCGACAGCCTGGAGCGCCGGCTCAACACCCTCCTGCGGGAGCAGGCCCGGCGGAGCGGCGCGGCCTATGTGGACACGTACGCCTCCAGCACCGGGCACGGAGTGTGCGCGAGCGGCGAGCAGCGCTGGATGTACGGGATCAAGGACAGCTTGACCGGACCGGGCGAGCAGAGCGACCCGCCCTCCGAGCTCTGCCGCTCCATCCCGGCCCGGGGCGAGGCCTGCACCGTCCTCCACCCGAACCTCCGCGGCGCCACCCACCAGGCGGACCGCGTCACCGAGGCCCTGACAGCGCTGGGGGCCGCCAGAAGCTGA
- a CDS encoding YciI family protein produces MAKYLLLKHYRGAPAPANDVPMSEWTPEEITAHIQYMRDFADRLEGTGEFVDGQALAPEGTWVRYDGEGRPPVTDGPFAETKDLIAGWMVIDVDSHERAVELAGELSAAPGAGGKPIHEWLELRPFLAAPPTVPECH; encoded by the coding sequence ATGGCCAAGTACCTGCTTCTCAAGCACTACCGCGGCGCCCCGGCCCCCGCCAACGACGTCCCGATGAGCGAGTGGACGCCGGAGGAGATCACGGCCCACATCCAGTACATGCGCGACTTCGCGGACCGGCTGGAGGGCACCGGCGAGTTCGTCGACGGTCAGGCGCTCGCCCCCGAGGGCACCTGGGTCCGCTACGACGGCGAGGGCCGCCCGCCGGTCACCGACGGCCCCTTCGCCGAGACGAAGGACCTGATCGCCGGCTGGATGGTGATCGACGTGGACAGCCACGAGCGAGCCGTCGAGCTCGCCGGGGAACTGTCGGCGGCCCCCGGTGCGGGCGGCAAGCCGATCCACGAGTGGCTGGAGCTGCGCCCGTTCCTGGCCGCGCCGCCGACCGTCCCCGAGTGCCACTGA
- a CDS encoding TetR/AcrR family transcriptional regulator, which produces MSSSSPQQRRGDTRQRIQDIALELFAEQGYEKTSLREIAERLGVTKAALYYHFKTKEDIIISLFEDLTRPIDELIQWAEEQPRTLEMKREVLRRYSEAMAGGASLYRFMQENQASLRELSIGETVKKRLFALVDLLRTGQEDAPLTDQVRCVSALFTLHAGMMFLQHVEGDPEETRQAALEVATDLITQAHQQA; this is translated from the coding sequence ATGTCCAGCAGCAGTCCGCAGCAGCGCCGCGGCGACACGCGGCAGCGCATCCAGGACATCGCACTGGAACTCTTCGCCGAGCAGGGGTACGAGAAGACCTCGCTCCGCGAGATCGCGGAGCGGCTGGGGGTCACGAAGGCGGCGCTGTACTACCACTTCAAGACCAAGGAAGACATCATCATCAGCCTGTTCGAAGACCTGACCCGGCCGATCGACGAGCTGATCCAGTGGGCGGAGGAGCAGCCGCGCACGCTGGAGATGAAGCGGGAGGTCCTGCGCCGCTACAGCGAGGCGATGGCGGGCGGCGCCTCCCTGTACCGCTTCATGCAGGAGAACCAGGCTTCGCTGCGGGAGCTGAGCATCGGCGAGACGGTGAAGAAGCGCCTCTTCGCCCTGGTGGACCTGCTCCGGACCGGCCAGGAGGACGCCCCGCTGACCGACCAAGTGCGGTGCGTGAGCGCCCTGTTCACCCTGCACGCGGGGATGATGTTCCTCCAGCACGTGGAGGGGGACCCCGAGGAGACCCGTCAGGCCGCCCTGGAGGTCGCGACGGACCTGATCACCCAGGCCCACCAGCAGGCCTAG
- a CDS encoding RNA polymerase sigma factor, whose amino-acid sequence MDEALLRSLTPQVLGILVRRGADFAAAEDAVQEALLEAVRVWPEDPPRDPKAWLVTVAWRRFLDATRADTARRRREDRVEEEPAPGPAPAVDDTLQLYFLCAHPSLTPSSAVALTLRAVGGLTTRQIAAAYLVPEATMAQRISRAKRTVSEVRLDRPGDVGTVLRVLYLVFNEGYSGDVDLAAEAIRLTRGLAASIDHPEVSGLLALMLIHHARRATRTTPDGTLIPLAEQDRGRWDTQLIAEGIGILHPALARDRLGEFQAQAAIAALHADAQSTEETDWVQIVEWYDELVRLTGSPIARLNRAVAVGEADGPRAGLAALAELDATLPRHSAVAAYLHERDGDPATAARLYAEAAHQAPNLAERDHLTRQAARLNAIRPRT is encoded by the coding sequence GTGGACGAGGCCCTGCTCCGGAGCCTCACCCCGCAGGTCCTCGGAATCCTCGTCCGCCGCGGCGCAGACTTCGCGGCGGCCGAGGACGCCGTCCAGGAGGCCCTGCTCGAAGCGGTGCGCGTCTGGCCCGAGGATCCTCCCCGGGATCCGAAGGCCTGGCTGGTCACCGTGGCCTGGCGCCGGTTCCTCGACGCGACGCGGGCGGACACCGCCCGCCGCCGGCGCGAGGACCGGGTGGAGGAGGAGCCGGCGCCGGGCCCCGCGCCCGCGGTGGACGACACGCTCCAGCTGTACTTCCTGTGCGCCCATCCCTCCCTCACCCCCTCCTCCGCCGTCGCGCTCACCCTGCGCGCGGTCGGCGGACTCACGACGCGCCAGATCGCCGCGGCCTACCTCGTCCCCGAGGCGACCATGGCGCAGCGCATCAGCCGGGCCAAGCGGACGGTCTCCGAGGTCCGCTTGGACCGCCCCGGCGATGTCGGCACCGTCCTGCGCGTCCTCTACCTGGTCTTCAACGAGGGCTACTCCGGCGACGTGGACCTCGCCGCCGAGGCCATCCGCCTCACCCGCGGCCTGGCGGCCTCGATCGACCACCCCGAGGTGTCGGGGCTCCTCGCCCTGATGCTGATCCACCATGCCCGGCGGGCCACGCGCACCACCCCCGACGGCACGCTGATCCCGCTCGCCGAGCAGGACCGCGGCCGCTGGGACACGCAGCTGATCGCCGAGGGCATCGGCATCCTGCATCCCGCCCTCGCCCGGGACCGGCTGGGCGAGTTCCAGGCGCAGGCCGCCATCGCAGCCCTCCATGCCGACGCGCAGAGCACCGAGGAGACCGACTGGGTGCAGATCGTGGAGTGGTACGACGAGCTGGTCCGCCTGACCGGCAGCCCGATCGCCCGCCTCAACCGCGCGGTGGCGGTCGGCGAGGCCGACGGCCCCCGCGCCGGCCTGGCGGCGCTGGCCGAATTGGATGCCACGCTCCCCCGCCACTCCGCGGTCGCCGCCTACCTCCACGAACGCGACGGCGACCCGGCCACGGCGGCCCGCCTCTACGCCGAGGCGGCCCACCAGGCCCCCAACCTCGCGGAACGCGACCACCTGACGCGCCAGGCGGCCCGCCTGAACGCGATCCGCCCGCGCACCTGA
- a CDS encoding APC family permease, translating into MSKRAGNDGGGLRAGALGTFDSIVMAVAGCGPAYTVAATIPTLIATVGVASPAVLLYCAIPMIGIALAFRHLGRLDVNAGASYAWVARTLHPFLGFLSGWALVVAATAFLVSATLPAGSATLALVSPELAANTGLATAVGAGWFLLMAGVVALGARISPYTRRILTVVQLVLLLAIAVAALAKDGNAAEFSLSWFGFGHFDASHSFVAGALIAGVSYWGWDVSSNLNEETRTSRRSFGLGGLIGVALSFAVFVVFTLATNILIGADAVRSNPDGFLSVLGDAVWPGWGGRLLVLAVVLSTVATLETSLLQATRTLFAMGRDRTVPAAFGRIHRDWQTPSVATATVAAVALLLVAVSTTAGSGTQFVRDAVSGIGLHIAFYYSLAGLAAVVAYRKVLFRSVGTFVFVGLWPLGGALFMIWIFAVSVPELTGSALAIGLGALALGLIPMTFSRLRGASYFRPRPLDPEQDAFYGEQGSGPVHGPGLAADERRDDVLTDF; encoded by the coding sequence GTGAGCAAAAGGGCCGGCAACGACGGGGGCGGCCTGCGAGCCGGCGCCCTGGGGACGTTCGACTCCATCGTCATGGCGGTCGCGGGCTGCGGGCCGGCGTACACCGTCGCCGCGACGATCCCCACGCTCATCGCCACCGTCGGGGTCGCGAGCCCCGCCGTGCTCCTGTACTGCGCGATACCGATGATCGGCATCGCGCTGGCCTTCCGTCATCTGGGGCGTCTCGACGTCAACGCCGGGGCGAGCTACGCCTGGGTGGCGCGCACGCTGCACCCCTTCCTCGGCTTCCTCAGCGGCTGGGCCCTGGTCGTCGCCGCGACGGCCTTCCTCGTGTCGGCCACCCTCCCGGCCGGCAGTGCCACGCTCGCCCTCGTCAGCCCCGAGCTGGCCGCGAACACCGGTCTGGCCACGGCCGTCGGCGCCGGCTGGTTCCTGCTCATGGCGGGCGTGGTGGCGCTGGGGGCGCGGATCAGCCCGTACACCCGCCGGATCCTGACCGTCGTCCAGCTCGTGCTGCTCCTGGCCATCGCCGTCGCCGCCCTGGCCAAGGACGGGAACGCGGCGGAGTTCTCGCTCTCCTGGTTCGGCTTCGGCCACTTCGACGCCTCGCACAGCTTCGTCGCCGGTGCGCTGATCGCGGGCGTCAGCTACTGGGGCTGGGACGTCTCCAGCAACCTCAACGAGGAGACCCGCACCAGCCGCCGTTCCTTCGGCCTCGGCGGACTGATCGGAGTCGCGCTCTCGTTCGCGGTCTTCGTCGTCTTCACCCTCGCCACCAACATCCTCATCGGCGCGGACGCGGTGCGCAGCAACCCCGACGGCTTCCTCTCCGTGCTCGGCGACGCCGTCTGGCCGGGCTGGGGCGGCCGGCTGCTCGTCCTCGCCGTCGTGCTGTCCACGGTCGCCACCCTGGAGACGAGCCTCCTCCAGGCGACCCGCACGCTCTTCGCCATGGGCCGCGACCGCACCGTGCCCGCCGCGTTCGGCCGCATCCACCGCGACTGGCAGACGCCCTCCGTGGCCACGGCCACCGTGGCGGCCGTGGCGCTCCTGCTCGTCGCCGTCTCCACCACGGCCGGCTCGGGCACGCAGTTCGTACGGGACGCCGTCAGCGGCATCGGCCTGCACATCGCCTTCTACTACTCCCTCGCCGGCCTGGCGGCCGTGGTCGCCTACCGCAAGGTGCTGTTCAGGTCGGTCGGCACCTTCGTCTTCGTCGGGCTGTGGCCGCTCGGCGGGGCCCTGTTCATGATCTGGATCTTCGCCGTGTCGGTTCCGGAACTGACGGGCAGCGCCCTCGCCATCGGACTCGGGGCGCTCGCGCTGGGGTTGATCCCGATGACCTTCTCCCGGCTGCGGGGGGCCTCCTACTTCAGGCCCAGGCCGCTGGATCCCGAACAGGACGCCTTCTACGGGGAACAGGGCTCGGGGCCGGTCCACGGACCGGGCCTCGCGGCGGACGAACGGCGGGACGACGTACTCACCGACTTCTGA
- a CDS encoding SH3 domain-containing protein — protein sequence MSASRCTSAALVVAAVTATCLLPAGPAFAAGSPHIRFSQPYVPSIAAGKTGRVVIVAETGGDPALSSSFRITAPERTTFPEARFYWNGDRAGAPCTLSGNARQLTCDAGTRAGFAFPADSGTRLGVLVRVDADAPEGTTLDGGEWAAAGASPGLYAVSTPVTGPKGDDGQDGHDGQDGHDGKPGHEGKPGQHGKPGRPGPKGDKGDQGERGEKGERGDRGDRGEKGDRGEKGDHGPKGPQGPKGHKGPKGDAGPQGPKGDQGPAGGPQGPKGDTGAPGPKGDTGPAGGPKGDTGPAGPQGEQGNEGPTGPAGVPGPGGAPGPKGDTGPAGGPKGDQGDKGDKGDRGDRGNTGPAGPTGARGPGGAKGEQGPKGDRGPGGPKGEKGEKGNRGPGGPKGDQGPRGPQGPKGDKGDQGKPGNCKCGKDHGGKDHGGKDNGGKDHGGKGDKPAKPAARIVSDKLHVRTGPGTHYKKTGVIKYGAEVQVQCKTNGTSVDGNTIWYKLTDGRGWISARYAANLNRIPTC from the coding sequence TTGTCTGCTTCCCGCTGCACGTCGGCCGCCCTGGTCGTCGCGGCCGTCACCGCGACCTGCCTGCTGCCGGCCGGGCCGGCTTTCGCCGCCGGCTCGCCGCACATCCGGTTCTCCCAGCCGTACGTCCCCTCGATCGCCGCCGGAAAGACCGGCCGCGTGGTGATCGTGGCGGAGACCGGCGGCGATCCGGCGCTCAGCAGCAGCTTCCGGATCACCGCGCCGGAGCGGACGACCTTCCCCGAGGCCCGTTTCTACTGGAACGGCGACCGCGCGGGCGCGCCCTGCACCCTCTCCGGCAACGCCCGCCAGCTGACCTGTGACGCCGGGACGCGTGCGGGCTTCGCCTTCCCGGCGGACAGCGGCACCCGGCTGGGCGTACTCGTACGGGTGGACGCGGACGCTCCCGAGGGCACGACGCTCGACGGCGGCGAGTGGGCGGCGGCGGGCGCCTCGCCCGGTCTGTACGCGGTGTCCACCCCGGTGACGGGGCCGAAGGGCGACGACGGGCAGGACGGGCACGACGGGCAGGACGGGCACGACGGGAAGCCGGGCCACGAGGGGAAGCCCGGTCAGCACGGGAAGCCGGGCCGCCCCGGCCCCAAGGGCGACAAGGGCGACCAGGGCGAGCGGGGCGAGAAGGGCGAGCGCGGGGACCGCGGCGACCGCGGTGAGAAGGGCGACCGCGGCGAGAAGGGCGACCACGGGCCGAAGGGTCCGCAGGGCCCCAAGGGGCACAAGGGACCGAAGGGCGACGCCGGACCGCAGGGCCCGAAGGGCGACCAGGGACCGGCCGGAGGCCCCCAGGGTCCGAAGGGCGACACCGGCGCACCCGGCCCGAAGGGCGACACGGGTCCGGCGGGCGGTCCGAAGGGCGACACCGGCCCCGCGGGCCCGCAGGGCGAACAGGGCAACGAGGGCCCGACGGGACCGGCCGGCGTACCCGGACCGGGCGGAGCCCCGGGCCCCAAGGGCGACACCGGCCCGGCCGGCGGACCCAAGGGCGACCAGGGCGACAAGGGTGACAAGGGTGACCGCGGCGACCGCGGGAACACCGGCCCGGCCGGACCCACGGGAGCGCGCGGCCCGGGCGGAGCCAAGGGCGAGCAGGGCCCGAAGGGCGACCGCGGCCCCGGCGGACCGAAGGGCGAGAAGGGCGAGAAGGGCAACCGCGGTCCGGGCGGACCGAAGGGCGACCAGGGTCCGAGGGGTCCGCAGGGCCCGAAGGGCGACAAGGGCGACCAGGGCAAGCCCGGAAACTGCAAGTGCGGCAAGGACCACGGCGGTAAGGACCACGGCGGTAAGGACAACGGGGGCAAGGACCACGGCGGCAAGGGCGACAAGCCCGCCAAGCCCGCGGCCCGCATCGTCAGCGACAAGCTGCACGTCCGCACCGGCCCCGGCACCCACTACAAGAAGACCGGCGTGATCAAGTACGGCGCCGAGGTCCAGGTGCAGTGCAAGACCAACGGCACCTCGGTCGACGGCAACACCATCTGGTACAAGCTCACCGACGGCCGCGGCTGGATCTCCGCCCGCTACGCCGCGAACCTGAACCGCATCCCCACCTGCTGA
- a CDS encoding MDR family MFS transporter, whose amino-acid sequence MVEIKKNADASEEVKPRSVRVVLMALMIAMLLAMLDNMIIGTAMPTIVGELGGLEHLSWVVTAYTLATAASTPIWGKIGDMYGRKGSFLTSIVIFLIGSALSGMAQDMGQLIGFRAIQGLGAGGLMVGVMAIIGDLIPPRERGKYQGMMAGVMALAMIGGPLVGGTITDHWGWRWSFYINLPLGVVALAMVTAVLHLPKKTHGAERPKIDYLGAALLTVGITSTVLVTTWGGTEYAWGSTEIIGLIVVGVLSIAGFLYAETKAADPVMPLHIFRSRNFTLMSVIGFLVGFAMFGGVLYLPLFQQSVQGASATNSGLLLLPMLLSMMVVSLIAGRITTNSGKYKIFPIIGGGLMVAGLFLLATMDTGTSRLMSGVYMAVLGAGLGFLMQITMLVAQNSVDMKDMGVASSSATLFRTLGGSFGVALMGSLFTSQVTSTMTDRLGPEAATAAGSAQLDAASLAKLPDVVREAYQHAVAAGTHSAFLLGAGIAVLGFAAAWFVKEVPLRGAGPAGPAGPAGPAGGSAKGEVAPEAAVVH is encoded by the coding sequence ATGGTGGAGATCAAGAAGAACGCGGACGCCTCGGAGGAGGTGAAGCCGCGCAGCGTGCGGGTCGTCCTGATGGCACTCATGATCGCGATGCTGCTGGCCATGCTCGACAACATGATCATCGGCACGGCCATGCCCACGATCGTCGGCGAGCTCGGCGGCCTGGAGCACCTCTCCTGGGTCGTCACCGCCTACACCCTGGCCACCGCCGCCTCCACTCCCATCTGGGGCAAGATCGGCGACATGTACGGGCGGAAGGGCTCCTTCCTCACCTCGATCGTCATCTTCCTGATCGGCTCCGCGCTCAGCGGCATGGCCCAGGACATGGGGCAGCTCATCGGCTTCCGCGCGATCCAGGGCCTCGGTGCCGGCGGTCTGATGGTCGGCGTCATGGCGATCATCGGCGACCTGATCCCGCCCCGCGAGCGCGGCAAGTACCAGGGCATGATGGCCGGCGTGATGGCCCTCGCCATGATCGGCGGACCGCTGGTCGGCGGCACCATCACGGACCACTGGGGCTGGCGCTGGTCCTTCTACATCAACCTTCCGCTCGGTGTCGTCGCCCTGGCCATGGTCACGGCGGTGCTGCACCTCCCGAAGAAGACGCACGGGGCGGAGCGCCCCAAGATCGACTACCTCGGCGCGGCCCTGCTGACCGTCGGCATCACCTCCACGGTCCTCGTCACCACCTGGGGCGGCACCGAGTACGCGTGGGGCTCCACCGAGATCATCGGCCTGATCGTCGTCGGTGTCCTGTCCATCGCCGGCTTCCTCTACGCCGAGACCAAGGCCGCCGACCCGGTCATGCCGCTGCACATCTTCCGCAGCCGCAACTTCACCCTGATGTCCGTGATCGGCTTCCTGGTCGGCTTCGCGATGTTCGGCGGCGTGCTGTACCTGCCGCTCTTCCAGCAGTCGGTCCAGGGCGCCTCGGCCACCAACTCCGGCCTGCTGCTCCTGCCGATGCTGCTCTCGATGATGGTCGTCTCGCTGATCGCGGGCCGGATCACCACCAACAGCGGCAAGTACAAGATCTTCCCGATCATCGGCGGCGGGCTCATGGTCGCCGGGCTCTTCCTGCTCGCCACCATGGACACCGGGACGAGCCGTCTGATGTCCGGCGTGTACATGGCCGTCCTCGGCGCCGGCCTCGGCTTCCTGATGCAGATCACGATGCTGGTCGCGCAGAACAGCGTCGACATGAAGGACATGGGCGTCGCGTCCTCCTCGGCGACCCTGTTCCGTACGCTCGGCGGCTCCTTCGGCGTGGCGCTGATGGGCTCCCTGTTCACCAGTCAGGTCACCAGCACGATGACCGACCGGCTCGGCCCCGAGGCCGCGACCGCGGCGGGCTCCGCGCAGCTGGACGCGGCGAGTCTGGCGAAGCTGCCGGATGTCGTGCGGGAGGCCTATCAGCACGCGGTGGCTGCCGGTACGCACTCGGCGTTCCTGCTGGGGGCCGGGATTGCGGTACTGGGCT
- a CDS encoding DUF6243 family protein: protein MTVSKNINNPVGQGGGQRKRQSRAERANNGPHRNLDRQGAADQRAELLRKMREKAAAAEGADQADEAPAQS from the coding sequence GTGACCGTTAGCAAGAACATCAACAACCCCGTGGGCCAGGGCGGCGGCCAGCGCAAGCGGCAGTCCCGCGCCGAGCGGGCGAACAACGGCCCGCACCGCAACCTCGACCGCCAGGGCGCGGCCGACCAGAGGGCGGAGCTGCTGCGCAAGATGCGCGAGAAGGCGGCCGCGGCCGAGGGCGCCGACCAGGCGGACGAAGCCCCCGCGCAGAGCTGA
- a CDS encoding nuclear transport factor 2 family protein: protein MTPPATPSPVRPPLPPFTEESARAKVQAAEDAWNSRDPERVSLAYTEDSAWRNRDRFLTGRAEIRAFLADKWERELEYRLRKELWAYTDNRISVRFTYEWHDTSGQWWRSHGNEQWEFDAAGLMRRREASINDIPIEESDRRL, encoded by the coding sequence GTGACCCCTCCCGCTACCCCTTCCCCCGTACGGCCGCCGCTGCCGCCCTTCACCGAGGAGTCCGCCCGCGCCAAGGTGCAGGCCGCCGAGGACGCCTGGAACAGCCGCGACCCCGAACGCGTCTCCCTCGCCTACACCGAGGACTCCGCCTGGCGGAACCGCGACCGCTTCCTGACTGGCCGCGCCGAGATCCGCGCCTTCCTGGCCGACAAGTGGGAGCGCGAGCTGGAGTACCGGCTGCGCAAGGAGCTGTGGGCGTACACCGACAACCGCATCTCGGTGCGCTTCACATACGAGTGGCACGACACGAGCGGCCAGTGGTGGCGCAGCCACGGCAACGAGCAGTGGGAGTTCGACGCCGCGGGCCTGATGCGCCGCCGCGAGGCCAGCATCAACGACATTCCGATCGAGGAGTCGGACCGCCGCCTCTGA
- a CDS encoding class I SAM-dependent methyltransferase — translation MDSIPANRRLWNRISSAYQHEHDPQIGATPRLWGMYSIPDARLHALGDVTGKRVLELGCGAGQWSRALAAEGATVVGLDLSEAQLAAAAGAMGAARYPLVQGAAERLPFAADSFDLVFCDFGGLSWAPPHLAVPQAARVLRRGGRLVFNVASPWFEACYDEAAGRVTTTLQKDYFGLNAIAEEDGAVSYQLTYGDWVRVLRGAGLVIDDLTEPRPAPGTPNGYNETDPPDWGHRWPAELLWVTHKP, via the coding sequence GTGGACAGCATCCCCGCCAACCGGCGGCTCTGGAACCGGATCAGCAGCGCCTACCAGCACGAGCACGACCCCCAAATCGGCGCCACGCCCCGGCTGTGGGGCATGTACTCGATCCCCGACGCGCGCCTGCACGCCCTGGGCGACGTCACGGGCAAGCGCGTCCTCGAACTCGGCTGCGGCGCCGGCCAGTGGTCCAGGGCTCTCGCCGCCGAGGGCGCCACCGTCGTCGGGCTCGACCTGTCCGAAGCCCAACTCGCCGCAGCGGCCGGTGCGATGGGAGCGGCCCGCTACCCACTGGTGCAAGGCGCCGCCGAACGGCTCCCCTTCGCCGCCGACAGCTTCGACCTGGTGTTCTGCGACTTCGGCGGGCTCAGCTGGGCACCCCCGCACCTGGCCGTCCCGCAGGCCGCACGCGTCCTGCGCCGCGGTGGGCGCCTGGTGTTCAACGTCGCCAGTCCGTGGTTCGAAGCCTGCTACGACGAAGCCGCCGGCCGCGTGACCACGACGCTGCAGAAGGACTACTTCGGGCTGAACGCCATCGCGGAAGAAGACGGCGCGGTCAGCTATCAGCTCACCTACGGCGACTGGGTCAGGGTCCTGCGCGGCGCGGGTCTCGTCATCGACGACCTCACCGAGCCGCGGCCCGCCCCCGGAACACCGAACGGCTACAACGAAACCGATCCGCCCGACTGGGGACACCGCTGGCCGGCGGAACTGCTCTGGGTAACCCACAAACCGTAA